One genomic region from Clostridiales bacterium encodes:
- a CDS encoding ACT domain-containing protein produces the protein MMKAVVSVVGKDRTGITAAVATALAERDINIEDISQTIMQHNFVMIMVVETGASAVALDKLGEDLQKAVEHLGVVVHVQNDELFNAMHRI, from the coding sequence ATCATGAAAGCAGTAGTATCGGTAGTAGGAAAAGACCGCACGGGCATTACCGCGGCGGTGGCGACGGCGCTTGCCGAGCGCGATATTAATATTGAAGATATTTCGCAGACGATTATGCAGCATAACTTCGTCATGATCATGGTCGTCGAAACGGGCGCGTCCGCCGTCGCGTTGGACAAGCTCGGCGAGGACCTGCAAAAAGCGGTCGAACACCTCGGCGTCGTCGTGCACGTGCAGAACGATGAGCTTTTCAATGCCATGCACAGAATTTGA